In Salisediminibacterium beveridgei, one DNA window encodes the following:
- a CDS encoding pilus assembly protein TadG-related protein, whose amino-acid sequence MNPFRHVKNERGNVLMIVSLGFTTFLGMVGLVIDGGMFYMEKTSLQKAANAAVLSGAQELMEDEMEVELIVDEVLDQHGEAASVDQLAVFMEERVTLTLSRDMQTAFMMIFGIDAVEITAEAKAGIGPVGRADGVAPLGIDESIELEYEEEYLLRVDEEDVDTGNFGILALEGKGANTYEDTLKYGSEEEFSIGEIVGTQTGNIANPTRRAIDHLISLCDDPYDRQCGRTILIPVYKPIDPVGNQVKEVEITGFAHFYILEPLDPKDTKIRGKFIERTTHGYVEEGAIYRGAFTISLME is encoded by the coding sequence ATGAACCCGTTTCGCCATGTGAAGAATGAACGTGGGAACGTGCTGATGATTGTCTCACTCGGGTTCACCACCTTTCTCGGCATGGTGGGTCTCGTCATAGACGGTGGCATGTTCTATATGGAGAAGACGTCGCTGCAAAAAGCAGCCAATGCTGCGGTGCTGTCCGGCGCACAGGAACTGATGGAAGATGAGATGGAAGTGGAACTGATCGTTGATGAAGTGCTCGATCAGCACGGGGAAGCGGCTTCTGTTGACCAGCTGGCGGTTTTCATGGAAGAACGGGTCACCCTGACGTTATCGAGAGACATGCAGACGGCGTTTATGATGATCTTCGGAATTGATGCCGTGGAAATCACTGCGGAAGCGAAAGCCGGTATCGGGCCGGTTGGACGTGCAGACGGCGTTGCGCCACTTGGCATCGATGAATCCATCGAACTGGAATATGAAGAAGAGTATTTGCTGAGAGTGGATGAAGAAGACGTGGACACGGGTAATTTCGGGATCCTCGCCCTGGAGGGCAAAGGGGCAAACACATACGAAGATACGTTGAAGTATGGCTCGGAAGAAGAATTTTCGATTGGTGAGATCGTCGGTACGCAAACAGGGAACATCGCCAATCCGACGCGAAGGGCCATTGATCATCTGATCAGTCTTTGCGACGATCCGTATGACCGGCAATGCGGCCGGACGATTCTGATCCCGGTCTATAAGCCGATTGACCCCGTCGGGAATCAGGTGAAAGAAGTGGAAATCACCGGATTTGCCCACTTTTATATTCTCGAACCGCTGGACCCGAAGGATACGAAGATCAGAGGAAAATTTATTGAACGGACCACCCATGGTTATGTTGAAGAAGGTGCCATATACCGCGGAGCGTTTACAATCAGTCTGATGGAGTAG
- the cpaB gene encoding Flp pilus assembly protein CpaB has product MRARFVLLLAVVMGIITTALFYQYITAADEATGQEAPDTVEVIKAASPIEENTVITDDMITTDTVYEADVHPMAVKSAEEVAGSFASTYIEEGEILLSHRLKTSEQSTVQVSEKIQDGHRAVSIGASNVQLVTQLIDPEDQVDIVLSETVVVDDEEVNESTVILEDVRVLAVGQRMEKELSETGTREYVAVTLELLPEDAVTVIDAYEKGAIHLTLHSSLIHEEE; this is encoded by the coding sequence ATGAGAGCTCGTTTTGTCCTGTTACTGGCCGTTGTCATGGGGATCATTACAACCGCTTTATTTTATCAATACATCACTGCAGCCGATGAGGCAACGGGGCAGGAGGCTCCTGACACAGTGGAAGTCATTAAGGCCGCGTCACCCATTGAGGAAAATACGGTCATTACCGATGACATGATTACAACGGATACGGTATATGAAGCGGATGTGCATCCGATGGCCGTTAAGTCGGCGGAGGAAGTGGCAGGCTCATTTGCATCAACGTATATCGAAGAAGGGGAAATACTTCTCAGTCACCGTCTGAAAACATCGGAACAGTCGACGGTGCAGGTTTCCGAAAAGATTCAGGACGGACACCGTGCCGTATCCATCGGAGCATCCAATGTCCAGCTGGTCACCCAGCTGATTGACCCGGAGGATCAGGTGGACATCGTGCTGTCTGAAACCGTTGTGGTCGATGACGAAGAAGTCAATGAATCAACGGTCATTCTCGAAGATGTCCGTGTCCTCGCTGTCGGTCAGCGTATGGAGAAAGAGCTGTCTGAAACAGGGACCCGGGAGTATGTCGCCGTGACGCTGGAATTACTCCCGGAAGATGCGGTGACCGTCATTGATGCCTATGAAAAAGGGGCCATTCATCTCACATTGCACTCGAGCCTCATACATGAAGAAGAGTAA
- a CDS encoding AAA family ATPase, protein MTEKMGRVIAVCGAKGGIGKTLISVNLAVALGKTNLDVAIVDGDLQFGDVSLSMDLQPEDSIKELVEDQGMAKPNTVMRYLTEHASGVRVLPAPERPEFAEMVTTDAMKVVLNDLKRSHDYIIIDNGIGLLDLTVETMEMADDILIVTNLEMSALKNTRLMLETMKELNYRDKTSLVVNRFTMESLMKGEEIPEMLGFEDAHFLPNNYKIASQSLNLGLPFVISQSKSDLAKAVFKMAQAINQPLDQNEEHQPKRNMTAKPEKPSFFKKWLTENG, encoded by the coding sequence ATGACGGAAAAAATGGGGCGGGTCATCGCCGTATGTGGTGCAAAAGGCGGGATCGGAAAAACGTTAATTTCCGTCAATCTGGCTGTGGCACTTGGAAAAACGAATCTGGATGTGGCTATTGTCGATGGGGACTTGCAGTTTGGTGACGTGAGTCTGTCGATGGACCTTCAGCCGGAAGATTCGATCAAGGAACTGGTTGAGGATCAGGGCATGGCAAAGCCGAATACGGTGATGCGTTATTTGACCGAACATGCTTCAGGCGTCCGGGTACTGCCTGCACCTGAACGGCCGGAATTTGCGGAAATGGTTACGACAGACGCCATGAAAGTGGTTCTGAACGACCTGAAACGAAGTCATGATTACATCATTATTGATAACGGCATCGGACTTTTGGATCTGACCGTTGAGACAATGGAAATGGCAGATGACATCCTCATCGTGACGAATCTGGAAATGAGCGCACTCAAGAACACCCGGCTGATGCTTGAGACGATGAAGGAGTTAAACTACCGGGATAAAACCTCTCTCGTCGTCAACCGATTCACGATGGAGAGCCTTATGAAAGGGGAAGAAATCCCCGAAATGCTCGGTTTTGAAGATGCCCACTTTCTCCCGAATAATTATAAAATCGCAAGCCAGTCCTTAAATCTCGGGCTGCCTTTTGTCATCAGTCAATCGAAATCGGATCTTGCAAAAGCGGTATTCAAAATGGCGCAGGCGATCAATCAGCCTTTGGATCAGAACGAGGAACACCAGCCGAAGCGAAACATGACAGCCAAGCCCGAAAAGCCATCTTTTTTTAAGAAGTGGCTGACTGAAAACGGATGA
- a CDS encoding TadE family protein produces the protein MLKNEKGQSLAEFALVLPLLLLLIVGIVDFGRVLYTYSGLHFTVQETVRVGGFGYNDGEIAEFASDHFATGDGSQLSVSISPDESARKSGEYITITLGYDVDPITPFASQVFSGPIHLRADSTIRIE, from the coding sequence ATGCTGAAGAATGAAAAAGGGCAATCCCTGGCTGAATTCGCACTGGTATTACCGTTATTGCTTTTATTAATTGTAGGGATTGTGGACTTTGGGCGTGTGTTGTACACCTATAGCGGGCTTCATTTTACGGTGCAGGAAACGGTGCGTGTCGGTGGATTCGGTTACAATGACGGTGAAATTGCCGAGTTCGCATCGGATCATTTCGCAACGGGAGACGGCAGTCAGCTGAGCGTGTCGATTTCACCGGACGAAAGTGCTCGCAAATCAGGGGAATATATCACGATTACACTCGGGTACGATGTGGATCCGATTACCCCATTTGCCAGCCAGGTGTTCAGTGGGCCGATCCACTTACGTGCTGATTCAACGATCCGGATCGAGTAG